A single genomic interval of bacterium harbors:
- a CDS encoding histone H1: protein MNRYQELLALVQSFESDFEKFYEKGNKSAGTRLRKHMNEVKKFAQDVRMEVQSIKKSEED, encoded by the coding sequence ATGAACCGTTACCAGGAATTGCTTGCTCTTGTCCAGTCCTTCGAATCGGACTTTGAAAAGTTCTATGAGAAGGGAAACAAATCCGCCGGTACCCGGCTTCGCAAGCACATGAACGAAGTCAAGAAGTTCGCCCAGGACGTGCGCATGGAAGTGCAGTCCATTAAGAAGAGCGAGGAAGACTGA
- the pip gene encoding prolyl aminopeptidase: MKCFLSLSLILTLTALPAAFAQEHAALWPKIESFDSGYLQVSDLHSIYYDRSGNPDGVPVFVLHGGPGGSTSPYYRRFCDPTYFQIVLHDQRGAGRSKPYAETRENTTWDLVEDIEQLRKHIGAERIVLFGGSWGTTLGLAYAERYPDRVLGLVLRGVFTATKEEIDWFYHGGTAHLFPDQYRELLDALPDPDRRPLPAYLYELLQSPDSLTRAKYARAWTKYEAAASKVDADSSHIRQLNNWLEGNNPLSFALFENYYMANDCFLEPDQLWKDIDRIRDIPAFIVNGRFDAICPPITAWRLYRALPHSRLVLTFASGHSMAEPNTEAALVQGFEWLKTKLEEK; this comes from the coding sequence ATGAAATGCTTCCTTTCCCTCTCGCTGATCCTGACATTGACCGCTCTTCCGGCTGCCTTCGCGCAGGAGCATGCCGCCCTGTGGCCGAAAATCGAGTCCTTTGATTCCGGTTATCTCCAGGTTTCCGATCTGCACAGCATTTATTACGACCGCAGCGGAAATCCGGATGGTGTGCCGGTTTTCGTGCTTCATGGGGGACCCGGAGGATCGACGTCCCCGTATTACCGCCGCTTCTGTGATCCGACGTATTTCCAGATCGTGTTGCACGACCAGCGCGGGGCGGGACGCTCGAAACCCTATGCGGAAACGAGGGAAAACACGACCTGGGACCTTGTGGAGGATATCGAGCAACTGCGCAAACATATCGGGGCCGAGCGTATCGTGCTGTTCGGCGGGTCGTGGGGAACGACACTGGGACTCGCGTACGCCGAGCGGTATCCGGATCGTGTCCTCGGACTCGTCCTCCGCGGGGTATTTACCGCAACGAAGGAAGAAATCGATTGGTTTTATCACGGAGGGACAGCACATCTGTTTCCGGACCAGTACCGGGAACTGCTTGACGCGCTGCCGGACCCGGACCGTCGTCCGCTTCCTGCGTATCTGTATGAGCTGCTGCAATCACCGGATTCCCTGACGCGCGCGAAATATGCAAGAGCATGGACGAAGTACGAGGCCGCCGCCAGTAAAGTGGATGCGGATTCGAGTCATATTCGTCAGCTCAACAACTGGCTGGAAGGCAACAATCCGCTGTCATTCGCGCTTTTCGAGAATTACTACATGGCCAATGACTGTTTTCTTGAGCCTGATCAGCTCTGGAAGGATATCGACCGCATTCGTGATATCCCGGCGTTCATCGTCAATGGGCGCTTCGACGCCATCTGTCCACCCATAACCGCCTGGCGTCTGTACCGCGCCCTGCCGCACTCACGCCTGGTCCTTACTTTCGCCTCGGGGCACTCGATGGCGGAGCCGAATACGGAAGCAGCCCTCGTGCAGGGCTTCGAATGGCTGAAAACCAAACTGGAGGAGAAATGA
- a CDS encoding class II aldolase/adducin family protein, with protein MSSIDYTDLRHDVAEHCRAMLRAGLTTGSGGNISVRLENTDRMCISPSGIPYHEMRVEEVPIIDFDGEHSDTDTQPSSEYPMHAAVYRARPDVTAIVHTHSPYATTFACLREPIPASHYLVGFAGPRVPVAPYATYGSEELARNAVESLGQEYHATLLANHGLLSVASSIERAFAIAEEIELVARIHYQARCIGTPVILDDEEIKRVIRKFRSYGVRSSHAADDTRLDNYDGEGS; from the coding sequence ATGAGCAGCATCGATTATACCGACCTCCGGCATGATGTGGCGGAGCATTGCCGCGCCATGCTGCGCGCGGGACTCACAACAGGCTCGGGCGGTAACATCTCCGTTCGTCTCGAAAACACGGATCGCATGTGCATCAGTCCTTCAGGCATCCCGTACCACGAGATGCGCGTGGAGGAAGTACCCATCATCGATTTCGACGGAGAACACAGCGATACCGACACGCAGCCCTCCAGCGAGTATCCCATGCATGCCGCGGTCTACCGGGCGCGACCCGACGTCACGGCCATCGTTCACACGCATTCCCCCTATGCCACCACCTTCGCCTGTCTGCGTGAACCCATCCCCGCGTCGCATTACCTTGTCGGCTTTGCGGGTCCGCGGGTCCCTGTCGCCCCCTACGCCACGTATGGCAGTGAGGAACTGGCGCGCAATGCAGTGGAGTCGCTCGGGCAGGAGTATCATGCGACACTGCTGGCAAATCACGGGCTGCTGAGCGTGGCATCGTCCATTGAGCGGGCTTTCGCCATTGCCGAAGAAATCGAGCTCGTCGCACGCATCCACTACCAGGCGCGTTGCATCGGGACGCCGGTAATTCTTGACGACGAGGAAATAAAGCGTGTGATCCGGAAGTTCAGAAGTTATGGCGTGCGGTCATCCCATGCCGCCGATGACACCCGGCTCGACAATTACGATGGTGAAGGGAGCTGA